A DNA window from Salvelinus sp. IW2-2015 linkage group LG4q.1:29, ASM291031v2, whole genome shotgun sequence contains the following coding sequences:
- the LOC111961929 gene encoding very long chain fatty acid elongase 7: MAFDSLSSRVVLLYDEWLKLADPRTEDWPLMASPMAQTLIVIAYIYFVTTLGPRLMENRKPFDLKNAMVVYNFSIVGFSIYMIYEYLMSGWANGYSYRCDLVDYSSNPLAVRMAWTCWLYYFSKFIEMLDTIFFVLRKKTSQVTFLHVFHHSIMPFTWWFGVKFSAGGMGTFHAMLNCGVHVLMYSYYAVCAMGPAYQKYLWWKKYMTTIQLVQFVMVTVHIGQFVFMKDCPYKFPVLLYIVGLYGLIFLVLFLNFWYHAYTKGKRLPTVAQNSKALQNGNGAHHANGVHHSNGVAKEATNGIFYGTTNRVANGFHHGNGIHKKEK, from the exons ATCCCAGGACAGAGGACTGGCCCCTAATGGCATCGCCGATGGCCCAGACTCTCATCGTAATCGCCTACATCTACTTTGTCACGACGCTGGGCCCTCGGCTGATGGAGAACCGCAAACCCTTTGACCTCAAAAATGCCATGGTCGTCTACAATTTCAGTATAGTGGGCTTCTCCATCTACATGATCTATGAG TATCTGATGTCCGGTTGGGCCAATGGTTACTCCTACCGTTGTGACCTTGTTGACTACTCCAGCAATCCTCTGGCTGTCCGG ATGGCATGGACCTGCTGGCTCTACTACTTCTCAAAGTTTATTGAAATGTTGGACACA ATCTTCTTCGTCCTCCGCAAAAAGACCAGCCAGGTGACATTCCTTCATGTCTTTCATCACTCTATCATGCCCTTCACTTGGTGGTTTGGAGTCAAGTTTTCAGCAG gTGGTATGGGAACCTTCCATGCCATGTTGAACTGCGGTGTCCACGTCCTCATGTACTCCTACTATGCTGTGTGTGCTATGGGGCCTGCCTATCAGAAGTACCTGTGGTGGAAGAAATACATGACCACTATCCAGTTG GTTCAGTTTGTGATGGTGACTGTCCACATTGGCCAGTTCGTCTTCATGAAGGACTGCCCCTATAAGTTTCCGGTTCTTCTCTACATTGTTGGTCTCTACGGACTGATCTTCCTGGTTCTCTTCCTCAACTTCTGGTACCACGCATACACAAAGGGAAAGAGGCTGCCCACGGTTGCGCAGaacagcaaggctctccagaatGGCAACGGTGCTCACCATGCCAATGGGGTTCACCATTCCAACGGGGTCGCCAAGGAGGCAACCAACGGCATCTTCTATGGCACAACCAACAGGGTCGCAAACGGCTTTCACCATGGCAATGGCATTCACAAGAAGGAAAAGTAA